Proteins from a single region of Egicoccus sp. AB-alg2:
- a CDS encoding phytanoyl-CoA dioxygenase family protein produces MSETLPQPAVDEATVAAFQRDGAVVVRGLASPAELALVERGIEKVLADPSERFLVASRDADAGRFVEDFCNWQRIPEYEQFIRQSRAAEVAAALMGSRTVRLFHDHTLVKEPGTQQRTPWHQDQPYYNVEGRQNCSMWLPVDPVARTSTLEFVAGSHRGPWLMPRSFMDDQAKWFPEGSLQDLPDIDGDLARDAGAHRILGWQLEPGDAVFFHMLELHAAGGVEGPHRRRAFSVRFLGDDAVHAPRAWTTSPAFPGLGDELPAGAPMDHPLFPRLWPRGG; encoded by the coding sequence ATGTCCGAGACCCTCCCCCAGCCGGCCGTCGACGAGGCCACCGTCGCGGCCTTCCAGCGCGACGGTGCGGTCGTCGTCCGCGGCCTGGCGAGCCCGGCGGAGCTCGCACTGGTCGAACGCGGCATCGAGAAGGTGCTGGCCGACCCCAGCGAGCGCTTCCTGGTGGCCAGCCGCGACGCCGATGCCGGCCGCTTCGTCGAGGACTTCTGCAACTGGCAGCGGATCCCCGAGTACGAGCAGTTCATCCGGCAGTCACGGGCGGCCGAGGTCGCCGCAGCGCTGATGGGGTCGCGCACCGTGCGGCTGTTCCACGACCACACGCTGGTCAAGGAGCCGGGGACGCAGCAGCGCACCCCGTGGCACCAGGACCAGCCCTACTACAACGTCGAGGGGCGACAGAACTGCTCGATGTGGCTGCCGGTCGACCCGGTCGCCCGCACGTCCACACTCGAGTTCGTCGCCGGCTCCCACCGCGGCCCGTGGCTGATGCCGCGCAGCTTCATGGACGACCAGGCCAAGTGGTTCCCCGAGGGCAGCCTGCAGGATTTGCCCGACATCGACGGCGACCTGGCCCGCGATGCCGGCGCGCACCGCATCCTCGGCTGGCAGCTCGAGCCGGGCGACGCCGTCTTCTTCCACATGCTGGAGCTGCACGCGGCCGGCGGCGTCGAGGGCCCCCATCGCCGCCGGGCCTTCTCCGTGCGCTTCCTCGGCGACGACGCCGTGCACGCGCCGCGCGCCTGGACGACCTCGCCGGCCTTCCCCGGACTCGGCGACGAACTGCCCGCCGGTGCGCCGATGGACCACCCGCTGTTCCCACGGCTGTGGCCACGCGGCGGCTGA
- the purE gene encoding 5-(carboxyamino)imidazole ribonucleotide mutase — protein MGSASDHPVMREASEVVRRFGVDCHEQVVSAHRMPDEMLAFGHAAADRGFKVVIAGAGGAAHLPGMLASVTELPVIGVPVALKTLDGLDSLLSIVQMPRGVPVATVAIGGAANAGLLALRILATSDPELASALRDHRRALGDEARERGAALFGDAPPGG, from the coding sequence TCCGAGGTCGTGCGACGCTTCGGCGTGGACTGCCACGAGCAGGTGGTCTCCGCCCACCGGATGCCCGACGAGATGCTCGCGTTCGGGCACGCCGCCGCGGACCGCGGGTTCAAGGTCGTCATCGCCGGCGCCGGCGGCGCGGCGCACCTGCCCGGCATGCTCGCCAGCGTCACGGAGTTGCCGGTGATCGGCGTCCCGGTCGCGTTGAAGACCCTGGACGGGCTCGACTCGCTGCTGTCGATCGTGCAGATGCCGCGGGGCGTGCCCGTCGCGACGGTGGCGATCGGCGGCGCCGCCAACGCCGGCCTGCTGGCCCTGCGGATCCTCGCGACGTCGGACCCGGAGCTGGCGTCGGCGCTTCGCGATCATCGCCGCGCCCTCGGCGACGAGGCACGCGAACGGGGTGCCGCCCTGTTCGGCGACGCCCCGCCGGGCGGCTGA
- a CDS encoding M16 family metallopeptidase has translation MHQLTDLASGVTVVTEHMPAVRSATLGLWLGVGSRDETGDEAGCSHFLEHLLFKGTSRRSARDIAEALDAVGGEMNAFTSKELTCFYARILDRDLPLAFDVLADMVVDARNTEADVEAERQVVLSEIDIHFDTPDDLVHSDFAEAVLDTHPLALETLGSADSITAMTRETVDGYYRRTYRPENLTVAAAGNVDHGQVVALAEDLLGDLGRPGGRRPERAAPDRFGEHHVRLRPRPTEQAHVVLGVPGIAHRDQDRWALRVLNTLLGGGMSSRLFQEIRETRGLAYSTYSYTSSYTDGGLFGAYVGTAPGKVDEALQVLREQLDAVAHDVTADEVDRAKGALKGGTVLSLEDSGSRMSRLGKQVATGADFVTVDDALAHIGAVTVDDVQRVAARVLQRPRDLAVVGPFAANEHDRFAAALD, from the coding sequence GTGCACCAGCTGACCGACCTGGCTTCCGGGGTGACCGTCGTCACCGAGCACATGCCGGCCGTGCGGTCGGCGACGCTCGGCCTGTGGCTCGGGGTCGGCTCACGCGACGAGACCGGTGACGAGGCCGGCTGCTCGCACTTCCTCGAGCACCTGCTCTTCAAGGGCACCTCGCGTCGCAGCGCCCGCGACATCGCCGAGGCGCTGGACGCCGTCGGTGGCGAGATGAACGCCTTCACCTCGAAGGAGCTCACCTGCTTCTACGCCCGCATCCTCGACCGGGACCTGCCACTGGCCTTCGACGTGCTGGCCGACATGGTCGTGGACGCGAGGAACACCGAGGCGGACGTCGAGGCCGAGCGTCAGGTCGTGCTGAGCGAGATCGACATCCACTTCGACACGCCCGACGACCTGGTCCACTCGGACTTCGCCGAGGCGGTGCTGGACACCCACCCGCTCGCCCTGGAGACGCTGGGCAGCGCCGACTCGATCACCGCGATGACGCGCGAGACCGTCGACGGCTACTACCGGCGCACCTACCGGCCGGAGAACCTGACGGTGGCGGCGGCCGGCAACGTCGATCACGGTCAGGTCGTGGCACTCGCCGAGGACCTGCTGGGCGACCTCGGCCGTCCCGGTGGACGACGCCCCGAACGCGCCGCGCCGGACCGCTTCGGGGAGCACCACGTGCGGTTGCGTCCGCGCCCGACCGAGCAGGCCCACGTCGTGCTCGGCGTCCCGGGGATCGCCCACCGTGACCAGGACCGCTGGGCGCTGCGGGTGCTCAACACGCTGCTGGGCGGCGGCATGTCGTCGCGGCTGTTCCAGGAGATCCGCGAGACCCGCGGCCTGGCGTACTCGACCTACAGCTACACCTCCTCCTACACCGACGGCGGGCTGTTCGGCGCCTACGTCGGCACGGCGCCGGGCAAGGTCGACGAGGCCCTGCAGGTGCTGCGCGAGCAACTCGACGCCGTTGCCCACGACGTGACGGCCGACGAGGTGGACCGCGCCAAGGGCGCGCTCAAGGGCGGCACGGTGCTCTCGCTCGAGGACAGCGGCTCACGGATGTCGCGCCTGGGCAAGCAGGTCGCCACCGGGGCGGACTTCGTGACCGTCGACGACGCGCTGGCGCACATCGGCGCGGTGACGGTCGATGACGTCCAGCGGGTCGCGGCCCGGGTCCTGCAGCGGCCGCGCGACCTGGCCGTCGTCGGTCCGTTCGCCGCGAACGAGCACGACCGGTTCGCTGCGGCACTGGACTGA
- a CDS encoding wax ester/triacylglycerol synthase family O-acyltransferase, whose translation MRPVPVTDAIFLLGEVRGRPLHVGGLQLFRPPEGAGPDFVRTQYRAALEHEPAPLFRLRPTRMLGGVGPWAWTEDDDFDLEYHVRHSALPHPGQVRELLTLVSRWHGAMLDRNRPLWETHIIEGLADGRVAVYNKVHHALLDGTAAMRWLIRSLSTDPDERGMPPAFSLPAQAGESRHAEVTGDQDGGGLLASFTGGVADEARVAGRALGQAGTTAMRAVARALDDQAAALPYQAPRTMLNQPITAARRFAADRWPLDRIKGVCAATGGKVNDVVLAMSAGALRRYLLDHDALPDRPLVAAVPVSLRDASDEPGRGNAVGVVLCNLGTHLADPVARFELIHRSMRDSKSQLADLQPAAVLLLSALSFGPVAFGPLFRFRPLRKPAFNLIISNVPGPREPRYWNGARLDGVYPASVPYDGQALNITVTSNDGYLGFGLTGCRARVPSLQRLLEHLEDSLDELEAACATA comes from the coding sequence GTGCGACCGGTACCGGTGACCGACGCCATCTTCCTGCTCGGCGAGGTGCGGGGTCGCCCCCTGCACGTCGGTGGCCTGCAGCTGTTCCGGCCGCCGGAGGGGGCCGGCCCCGACTTCGTGCGCACCCAGTACCGCGCTGCGCTCGAACACGAGCCGGCGCCACTGTTCCGGCTGCGGCCGACCCGGATGCTCGGTGGCGTCGGCCCGTGGGCCTGGACCGAGGACGACGACTTCGACCTCGAGTACCACGTCCGGCATTCGGCGCTCCCGCATCCCGGGCAGGTCCGCGAACTGCTGACCCTGGTGTCCCGGTGGCACGGGGCCATGCTGGACCGCAACCGCCCGCTGTGGGAGACCCACATCATCGAGGGGCTCGCCGACGGACGGGTGGCCGTCTACAACAAGGTCCACCACGCGCTGCTGGACGGCACGGCGGCGATGCGGTGGCTGATCCGCAGCCTCAGCACCGACCCCGACGAACGCGGCATGCCGCCCGCCTTCTCGTTGCCGGCCCAGGCCGGGGAGTCGCGGCACGCCGAGGTCACCGGGGACCAGGACGGCGGCGGGCTGCTGGCCTCGTTCACCGGCGGCGTGGCCGACGAGGCACGCGTCGCGGGCCGGGCGCTCGGGCAGGCCGGGACCACCGCCATGCGCGCGGTCGCCAGGGCGCTGGACGACCAGGCCGCCGCGCTGCCCTACCAGGCGCCCCGCACGATGCTGAACCAGCCGATCACCGCGGCCCGCCGGTTCGCGGCCGACCGCTGGCCGCTGGACCGGATCAAGGGCGTCTGTGCGGCCACCGGCGGCAAGGTCAACGACGTGGTGCTGGCGATGAGCGCCGGCGCCCTGCGGCGCTACCTGCTCGACCACGACGCGCTGCCGGACCGTCCGCTCGTGGCCGCGGTGCCGGTCTCCCTGCGCGACGCCTCCGACGAGCCGGGTCGCGGCAACGCGGTCGGGGTGGTGCTGTGCAACCTCGGCACGCACCTCGCCGACCCGGTGGCGCGCTTCGAGCTGATCCACCGCTCGATGCGCGACTCGAAGTCGCAGCTGGCCGACCTGCAGCCCGCCGCCGTACTGCTGCTGAGCGCGCTGAGCTTCGGGCCGGTCGCGTTCGGACCGCTGTTCCGCTTCCGGCCGCTGCGCAAGCCGGCGTTCAACCTGATCATCTCGAACGTGCCGGGCCCACGCGAGCCGAGGTACTGGAACGGCGCGCGCCTGGACGGGGTGTACCCGGCGTCGGTGCCCTACGACGGCCAGGCCCTCAACATCACGGTGACCAGCAACGACGGCTACCTCGGTTTCGGGCTCACCGGCTGCCGCGCCCGCGTCCCGTCCCTGCAGCGCCTGCTCGAGCACCTCGAGGACAGCCTCGACGAGCTGGAGGCCGCGTGCGCCACCGCCTGA
- a CDS encoding phosphotransferase family protein, which yields MKRDRWQTSLRLLARLEGRAFGRRLRPRRAFRIRGATARAEDAGFDGLPALLLDAEDAAPVDAVLHARSAADVVQFGKFDVAAELRLRAFYASADAPATTLRVQRFQGAHMRGVVREARARRVVAQHAPEVAPRLFEVGVDKRAKMGFLSEECLDGRHPADRGEVQQAGAHVAAALDHLHRSAGLARKRLSEVTSDRLPERWAAAVGHLPVSATVRQRVQTLFDRDAHLEVGLGHGDIVGSNIVLVGDMERVVLIDWEHAGELPVAFDLAKLHLQARHPEQMLAVFRDTFGDRVGRGSDGYALEEQFALAHVQMLAWHEHRVARAQDAGRLAAYERDTARRMELVESLLG from the coding sequence GTGAAGCGCGATCGGTGGCAGACGTCCCTGCGTCTGCTGGCACGGCTCGAGGGCCGGGCGTTCGGTCGCCGCCTGCGGCCTCGGCGCGCCTTCCGCATCCGGGGCGCGACGGCACGGGCCGAGGACGCCGGCTTCGACGGACTGCCCGCCCTGCTGCTCGACGCCGAGGACGCGGCGCCGGTGGACGCGGTGCTGCATGCCCGCAGTGCCGCCGACGTCGTGCAGTTCGGCAAGTTCGACGTCGCCGCGGAGCTACGCCTGCGTGCCTTCTACGCGTCGGCGGACGCGCCGGCGACCACGCTGCGCGTCCAGCGGTTCCAGGGTGCCCACATGCGCGGCGTCGTACGCGAGGCGCGGGCCCGCAGGGTGGTCGCGCAGCACGCACCCGAGGTCGCACCCCGCCTGTTCGAGGTGGGCGTCGACAAGCGGGCGAAGATGGGCTTCCTCAGCGAAGAGTGCCTCGACGGGCGCCACCCGGCCGACCGCGGCGAGGTGCAGCAGGCCGGGGCGCACGTCGCCGCCGCGCTCGACCACCTGCACCGCTCGGCGGGGCTGGCCCGCAAGCGGCTCTCGGAGGTCACCAGCGACCGCCTGCCCGAGCGGTGGGCAGCCGCCGTCGGGCACCTGCCCGTCTCCGCCACCGTGCGCCAGCGGGTGCAGACGCTGTTCGACCGCGACGCGCACCTGGAGGTCGGGCTCGGCCACGGCGACATCGTCGGCTCGAACATCGTGCTGGTCGGCGACATGGAGCGGGTCGTCCTCATCGACTGGGAGCATGCCGGGGAACTGCCGGTCGCCTTCGACCTCGCCAAGCTCCACCTGCAGGCCCGCCACCCCGAACAGATGCTGGCGGTCTTCCGCGACACGTTCGGTGATCGCGTCGGGCGGGGCAGCGACGGCTACGCGTTGGAGGAGCAGTTCGCGCTGGCCCACGTCCAGATGCTGGCCTGGCACGAACATCGGGTCGCGCGCGCCCAGGACGCCGGCCGTCTCGCCGCCTACGAGCGTGACACCGCCCGGCGCATGGAGCTCGTGGAGTCGCTGCTCGGGTGA
- the dapB gene encoding 4-hydroxy-tetrahydrodipicolinate reductase, which yields MTVRVGVIGAAGRMGSEVCRAVSGTDDLRLVAAVDPHHGGASLRDVAGIDTDLTVAADLDAIVDADCDVAVEFTGPAAVGANLRWLLDHDVHAVVGATGISDEDLAAARETAAAGRANALVAPNFAIGAVLLMQFAAEAAKHLPHVEIIELHHDRKVDAPSGTALRTAELIAQARREVPEAPLGDDRHPGARGAVHADVRVHSVRLPGIVANQEVIFGGAGQTLTIRHDSIDRTSFMPGVLLACREVAGLDGLVVGLEHLL from the coding sequence GTGACGGTGCGGGTAGGGGTCATCGGCGCGGCCGGGAGAATGGGGTCCGAGGTCTGCCGGGCCGTCAGCGGCACCGACGACCTGCGGCTCGTCGCGGCCGTGGACCCCCATCACGGCGGTGCGTCGCTGCGCGACGTGGCCGGCATCGACACCGACCTCACCGTCGCGGCCGACCTCGACGCCATCGTCGATGCGGACTGCGACGTCGCCGTGGAGTTCACCGGCCCCGCCGCGGTCGGCGCGAACCTGCGCTGGCTCCTCGACCACGACGTGCACGCCGTCGTCGGGGCGACCGGCATCTCGGACGAGGACCTGGCCGCGGCCCGCGAGACCGCCGCGGCCGGCCGTGCCAACGCCCTGGTGGCCCCGAACTTCGCCATCGGCGCGGTCCTGCTGATGCAGTTCGCGGCCGAGGCCGCCAAGCACCTGCCGCACGTGGAGATCATCGAACTGCACCACGACCGGAAGGTCGACGCGCCGTCGGGCACCGCGCTGCGCACCGCCGAGTTGATCGCCCAGGCCCGCCGTGAGGTCCCGGAGGCGCCCCTGGGCGACGACCGGCATCCCGGCGCCCGGGGCGCGGTCCACGCGGACGTCCGGGTCCACAGCGTGCGGCTGCCGGGAATCGTGGCCAACCAGGAGGTCATCTTCGGCGGCGCCGGCCAGACGCTCACGATCCGGCACGACTCGATCGACCGCACGTCGTTCATGCCGGGCGTGCTCCTGGCCTGCCGCGAGGTCGCCGGCCTCGACGGCCTGGTCGTCGGCCTCGAGCACCTGCTCTGA
- a CDS encoding polyribonucleotide nucleotidyltransferase: MGTLGTYEHAVEIDGKTITFEAGTLAQQAGGAVVTSIGDTKVLTTTTASKQPKDFLPFFPLTIEVEERMYANGRIPGSFFKREGRPSENAILVCRLTDRPLRPTFAEGLRNEVQVVNTVVQTIQFDPYDVVAMNGSSLSTMLSGLPFAGPVAAVRYAMLRDGSWIAFPSFEELQEEAVFNMVISGRVEDDGEVAILMIEAEATPDAWTKVEMGAPAPTEQVVGQAIEDVKPIIKQLCEAQQAFVDQVGARDAGEFPLFLDYTDEVFEQVFDFAAERVTAIYRDAEVTKSERNDQLDVVRQETIAHVTENGPADLDEEARGKQAAEAFRSTEKKVVRQLIVDDGFRVDGRGVADLREVSAQVGVLPKTHGSALFQRGETQVLSVLALGTQREGQRLDTLDPEEEKLFLHHYNMPPYSTGEAGRVGSPKRREIGHGALAERALIPVLPDQGEWPYAMRVVSDVLSSNGSTSMGSVCAASMALMDGGVPVHAQVAGIAMGLVYENGKYTTLTDIQGVEDFFGDMDFKVAGPENFITALQLDTKLAGIPAQVLQDALLQARDARLQILEVMNEAIAEPRDEVAETAPRVEIVNIPQDKIGAVIGPRGAIIKELVEVTGAQIDVDEEEGRGVVKIYANSREQAQDALDRINAIANPQLPEVGERYHATVVKTVDFGAFVNLTPGTDGLLHISELSKMAGKRLNHAEEAVEVGEQVLVEVKDVLDGGRKFKLEYVGERAGGAEDERAGGDDRGKSDDAEREDAEESRGGRERGRGGRDRDRDNGERRDRDRGDRGGRDRDRDRGERRERGRDRDERRDRDRDGDRERGRDRDERRDRDRDGDRERGRDRDRGERRERGDGNERGDGGERTRTRTRSRSRERD; this comes from the coding sequence GTGGGCACGCTCGGAACGTACGAACACGCCGTCGAGATCGACGGCAAGACCATCACCTTCGAGGCGGGCACGCTGGCCCAGCAGGCCGGCGGCGCCGTCGTCACCTCCATCGGCGACACCAAGGTCCTCACCACGACCACGGCGTCCAAGCAGCCGAAGGACTTCCTGCCGTTCTTCCCCCTCACCATCGAGGTCGAGGAGCGGATGTACGCCAACGGCCGCATCCCCGGCTCGTTCTTCAAGCGCGAGGGCCGGCCGTCGGAGAACGCCATCCTCGTCTGCCGCCTGACCGACCGCCCACTGCGCCCCACCTTCGCCGAGGGGCTGCGCAACGAGGTGCAGGTCGTCAACACGGTCGTGCAGACCATCCAGTTCGACCCCTACGACGTCGTCGCGATGAACGGCTCGTCGCTGTCGACGATGCTGTCGGGCCTGCCGTTCGCCGGGCCGGTCGCCGCGGTCCGTTACGCGATGCTGCGTGACGGCTCCTGGATCGCCTTCCCCTCCTTCGAGGAGCTCCAGGAGGAGGCGGTCTTCAACATGGTCATCTCCGGCCGTGTCGAGGACGACGGCGAGGTCGCCATCCTCATGATCGAGGCCGAGGCGACCCCCGACGCCTGGACGAAGGTGGAGATGGGCGCGCCGGCCCCGACCGAGCAGGTCGTCGGTCAGGCCATCGAGGACGTCAAGCCGATCATCAAGCAGCTGTGCGAGGCGCAGCAGGCGTTCGTCGACCAGGTCGGCGCCCGTGACGCCGGCGAGTTCCCGCTCTTCCTCGACTACACCGACGAGGTCTTCGAGCAGGTCTTCGACTTCGCCGCCGAGCGCGTCACCGCGATCTACCGCGACGCCGAGGTGACCAAGTCCGAGCGCAACGACCAGCTCGACGTGGTCCGCCAGGAGACCATCGCGCACGTCACGGAGAACGGCCCGGCCGACCTCGACGAGGAGGCCCGCGGCAAGCAGGCCGCCGAGGCGTTCCGGTCGACCGAGAAGAAGGTCGTGCGTCAGCTCATCGTCGACGACGGCTTCCGGGTCGACGGCCGCGGGGTCGCGGACCTGCGCGAGGTGTCGGCCCAGGTCGGCGTGCTGCCCAAGACCCACGGCTCGGCGCTGTTCCAGCGCGGCGAAACCCAGGTCCTGTCCGTCCTCGCCCTGGGCACCCAGCGCGAGGGCCAGCGGCTGGACACGCTGGACCCCGAGGAGGAGAAGCTCTTCCTCCACCACTACAACATGCCGCCCTACTCGACCGGTGAGGCCGGCCGCGTCGGCAGCCCCAAGCGCCGCGAGATCGGCCACGGTGCGCTGGCCGAGCGGGCGCTCATCCCGGTGCTGCCCGACCAGGGCGAGTGGCCCTACGCGATGCGGGTCGTCTCGGACGTCCTGAGCTCCAACGGCTCGACCTCGATGGGTTCGGTCTGCGCCGCCTCCATGGCGCTGATGGACGGTGGCGTGCCGGTCCACGCCCAGGTCGCCGGCATCGCCATGGGCCTGGTCTACGAGAACGGCAAGTACACGACCCTCACCGACATCCAGGGCGTCGAGGACTTCTTCGGCGACATGGACTTCAAGGTCGCCGGGCCGGAGAATTTCATCACCGCCCTGCAGCTGGACACCAAGCTCGCCGGCATCCCGGCGCAGGTGCTCCAGGACGCGCTGCTGCAGGCCCGTGACGCGCGCCTGCAGATCCTCGAGGTCATGAACGAGGCGATCGCCGAGCCGCGCGACGAGGTGGCCGAGACCGCCCCGCGCGTGGAGATCGTCAACATCCCGCAGGACAAGATCGGTGCGGTCATCGGCCCGCGCGGCGCGATCATCAAGGAACTGGTGGAGGTCACCGGCGCCCAGATCGACGTCGACGAGGAAGAGGGCCGCGGCGTCGTCAAGATCTACGCCAACTCGCGCGAGCAGGCGCAGGACGCCCTCGACCGCATCAACGCGATCGCGAACCCGCAGCTGCCCGAGGTCGGCGAGCGCTACCACGCCACCGTGGTCAAGACGGTCGACTTCGGCGCCTTCGTGAACCTCACGCCGGGCACCGACGGCCTGCTGCACATCTCCGAGCTGTCGAAGATGGCCGGCAAGCGCCTCAACCACGCCGAGGAGGCGGTCGAGGTCGGCGAGCAGGTGCTCGTCGAGGTCAAGGACGTCCTCGACGGCGGGCGCAAGTTCAAGCTCGAGTACGTCGGCGAACGCGCCGGTGGCGCCGAGGACGAGCGTGCCGGCGGCGACGACCGCGGCAAGTCGGACGACGCCGAGCGCGAGGACGCCGAGGAGTCGCGCGGCGGCCGCGAGCGTGGCCGCGGCGGTCGTGACCGCGACCGCGACAACGGTGAGCGTCGTGACCGTGACCGTGGTGATCGTGGTGGCCGTGACCGCGACCGTGACCGCGGCGAGCGCCGCGAGCGTGGCCGGGACCGCGACGAGCGTCGCGACCGTGACCGCGACGGTGACCGCGAGCGTGGCCGGGACCGCGACGAGCGTCGTGACCGCGACCGCGACGGGGACCGCGAGCGTGGCCGCGACCGTGACCGCGGCGAGCGTCGTGAGCGCGGCGACGGCAACGAGCGCGGCGACGGCGGCGAGCGGACCCGCACGCGGACCCGCAGCCGCAGCCGTGAGCGCGACTGA
- the rpsO gene encoding 30S ribosomal protein S15 has translation MAAVLPDDKQEIIAKFARAEGDTGSPEVQVALLTKRISHLTEHLKEHKHDHHSRRGLLMLVGQRRRLLNYLRDKDIERYRALIAELELRR, from the coding sequence TTGGCTGCCGTCCTTCCCGACGACAAGCAGGAGATCATCGCCAAGTTCGCCCGCGCCGAGGGCGACACCGGCTCCCCCGAGGTCCAGGTCGCGCTGTTGACCAAGCGCATCAGCCACCTGACCGAGCACCTCAAGGAGCACAAGCACGACCACCACTCGCGGCGCGGGCTGCTGATGCTGGTCGGTCAGCGCCGGCGGCTGCTGAACTACCTGCGTGACAAGGACATCGAGCGCTACCGGGCGCTCATCGCGGAGCTCGAACTGCGCCGCTGA